A window of Zalophus californianus isolate mZalCal1 chromosome 17, mZalCal1.pri.v2, whole genome shotgun sequence genomic DNA:
CCTCTTCTTGCCTCTGAGCTCAGCAAGCTCCGAACGGGCTAAACATAATCATCACCACATGACAAGAAACTCTGGCTTGGAGAAGGGGAGGCGACTGCCCTAAGGTTTAAGGTTGCAGTTCTGAGGAGGCAGAGCTGAGTCCTGTTGATGGGTCCCATGGAACATCCAGCACCAGCCTCTTCATGTGGAGACCAGACATTACTGCTCTGGGAGGCTACTCCTTCTCTATTACCTTCATTTCCCCATGGTCCATAACAATTACTTTGGCCTTTCTGCTTTCTCCTTAAAGCTCTGAACCTCCTCTGTCATGTCCACTCACAGCTGATGCCCTTGCTTTGTACTCCACCAAATCCACCTACCTGTCCCCTCTCGCCCTGCTGTTCTCTGCTTTTGTCTCCATGACCAACAAGCAAGTACCCCAGCCCAAGacctagctttctttttttttattattattttttaagattttatttatttacctgacagagagagagagagagagagagagagagcacaagcagggggagcagcagaggcagagggagaagcaggctccccgctgagcaaggagcccgatgtggggcttgatcccaggaccctgggatcatgacctgagccgaaggcagacgctcaacggctgagccacccaggcgccccaagacctaGCTTTCTACTTGTCTTCTGAACCTTGCCCCCAACCCACTTTCTCAAGAACTTCCCTCCTTCACTTTTCCCCTTTGTCCTGTAGCAACAATATTTTCTCTCTACTCCAACATTCCCTTCAGCACCCCAATATGGTCTAGAACCTCTTATCTTATAGAAAATGTATTCTTTGATTCCATGTCCTTCTTTAGTTTCCAACAAATTCTTGGCTCTCTTTCACAGCAAGCATCCTGAAGGAATAGTGTACGTTCACtatatttatttcctcatcttGCATTTCTCTATAAATCACTCCAAAGAGTCTCTTGACTCCATCATTCTGATGTGTCCTTGTCGAGGTCCCTAGCCCCTAGAGATACATTTCCCACTGGAATTTCCACAGACTGTTGTCATTGCTCTGGACAATTCTAAGTTCTGGTCTCCCGAGAAGAGTAAAGACAATCATCCTAGAAACATTATTTCCCAAGGCCCTGAATCAATTAGGGTTTTTCAATTataagtcatttaaaatttataattatacctAACAACATCTGAAACCAACACAATATTTATGGTCTACTTTACAAGAATTTTGGAAATGGACAGTACTAGGCTGGGTTCTGTCTGAATAATATCATCAAGAACcacatttattttaatccttCCACTTTATCGTCCCCAGTTTGGTGGCTTTCTTCCTGGAGATTGCCACCTAATGGCTGCAAGATAGCCGCCACAGCTCCTAACTTCACACACAGCGTCTCAAGCCAGGAGGATGAGGATGGAATGGGAAATTACTGAAGATTTTTAATCAGAAGTAGGGCATGTTCAGAtctgtgttttataaaaatttctttggagTCATACATATAAGACACATGTTAGAAGGTTCCCAAGAGAGGAAGGGTAACAAGTGTGGATGTAACCAAGAGTCCAAAGGAAGGCAGAGTCTTACTGGGAACTAAAGTGAAGAGAATGGCAGAGAGCACTACTATTCATAGAGGAGAAGCGTTCAGGTgctgagagaaaataagagaCATGGGACCCCACAGAGAGTAACTCCCACACAAATCTCCAGGTCTTTGGAAGTCTGGTTCTCTTCCTGAAACCAGGATTCCTGGATGCCCCTGCATGTTTCCCATAAGCCCTCTTTACTGAAGCATATGTGGGTTTTGTTCTTTGCCACCAAATGGCCTATGATTAACACACCAGGATTTGTAAAACGGACAGAGGCAAAGTGACTAaggtgaaaaaaaggaaattctcaaCGGGACTCAGATTCCTAAGTGTCCCCCTTGTCTAATCTGTGTAAGGCCGAGGGGAAATAATTGAGCTTGGCCTTGGTGGGACAAGCTCTTGCCTATGTTGCAAAAATCCCTGACTCCTGTGGTATCTGAAATGGCCAGCAAAGTCTTTCAGTAAATCACAGTGCCTGAGATGGTGAAGCCAGATTGCCTGGGCTGGAAACCCAAATTTACCATGGACTAGTTCTGCAAATGGTCAAGCCATCCAACCCAGGGATTGGCcgaccttttctgtaaagggccatagtagtagatattttatgttttgcaGGCCATAGTGTCTCCATCAAAACTACTCAACCTTGCTGTTATacctgtgtgccaataaaactttatttaaggAGGCTGAAATTGGAAgtgtatataatttttacttgacacagaatattcttttttcttcagccattaaaaaatataagccaATCAAAAATAGATGGGGGGCTGGATTTGACCCCTGTTTTTACTTTGCTGAGCCCCAGTCACCCCATCTGTGAATTAAGGATAATAATTCTCATGGAGGACATGTTTGAGCAAAACAAGTAAGATAACTGACGCAAAGTTATCCTGAATTAGTATGGATTAGTTAGTTGGCATGAATTATCATTAGCTAGCAGGTATTCTTGTGCAATACATATCACCATATGCTAGTAACCAGAAAAGAATCTCTTCCTCTCGTGTTTTACATTTTCTCTGGGTGAACCTATCCACACTTAAGGCTTCAACCACACCTCATTAATAATCCCCAAATCCCTGCCTCCAGCTTGGACCTTGCTCTTGAATTCCAGGCACATCATCTTGGGTTCATTTGTCCCTTCACGCCCATTTCTAGAATTTGATCTCATTACCTTCTCTGATAACTCTGTGTGATGGAAGGaactgtgtccctccaaaattcatatgttgaagccctaaccccactacctcagaatgtgactttatttggagagagggccTTTGGCTCTGAcccagtctgactggtgtccttgaaagaacaggaaatgaagatacagacacacacagaagaaagacaTCCATCTACAAGtcgaggagagaggcctcagaaaaaaacagcaggctgacaccttgatcttggacttccagcctccggaactgggagaaaataagtttctgttgtctaaactgcccagtctgtggtattttattaagGCAGCTCTAGCATACTAATACACTCTGCCTCTTCTCATGGAATTCCATCTCAGTGATGGCCCCCAAATCCACCAAATGACCCTGGTGATTTTAAAGAAGATAGCCACAGAATTCTTTGACACTTCTCCCACTGAAAGGCAGGGTCTGTGCCCTCcccccttgaatctgggtgggGTTGGGACTGCTTTGACCAGTGGAACATAGTAGAGATGACATTGCACGACATCTGATGCTAGGCCAGAAAGGGCCATGAAGCTTCTACTGGTTTTCTTGGGACACTTGTTCTGGGGGAAGGCGGCCACCAGGCAAGAAATCTGATTACCCTGAGGCCACCATGCCGTTAAGTCCTTATGTAGGTCCTCAGCAGTGGAGTCATTCCCACCCAGGTACCAGACACGTGGATGAAGAAGTCTGCGAGTAACTCCAATCTCCAACCTTCAAGTCACTCCCAAACCTTTTGAGTCTTTGGCGGCAGAAAGAAGCATCTCCTCTGTGCCTTGTTCTAATTCCTAACCCACATAGTCCAAGAGCATAATAAAAGGGTTGTTTGACATCACTGTGTTTTAGGGTGGCTTATTATGCAGCGATAGTAACAGGAACTCAAAAACTGTGGGATTCATAAAGAGCCCTTCTTCCTCACTCCGCATGGCTGTCCGGTCTCCAAGGCCAGTCTCCTGAGCCTGGACATCTCTCCCCAGACCACTCCTTCTCTCTGGGACCCTAGACCTGCCCTGGGCAGCTCTTCAACAACTTCCCTTTAATCTCTTGCTATATCCTCCACTCTAAGGTCTCTGCCTTCAACTGGGAACATTCGCAAATCTATCCTTTTGCAGGACTCTAgcgcaatttttttttctgaagcacaCATCTGACAAGTCATCCTCCTGcttaaatgttttttcattttttgcagttttttttttaagattttatttatttgatagagagagagacagtgagagagggaacacaagcagggggagtgggagagggagaagcaggcttcccgccgagcaaggagcccgatgcggggctcgatcccaggaccctgagatcatgacctgagccgaaggcagacgcttaacaactgagccacccaggcgccccttttgcagtttttttaattgaagtatagttgacacacaatgttacattagttttaggtgtgtaACACAGcaattcaacaactctatacattatgctaggttcaccacaaatgtagctaccatctgtcactatacaacactattacatatcattgactgtatttcctatgccgtacctttcatccccatgacttactcattccataaccgTAAgactgtacctcccactccccttcacccattttgcgcATCCCTAGTCCCTCCTCTCTGGCAGCAatgtttgtcctctgtatttatgggtctgtttctactttttgtttgtgaattttttttccttttttttaaagattttatttacttatttatttattagagagagaaagagaaacagtatgagaagggagagggtcagagggagaagcaggctccccgctgagctgggagcctgatgtgggactcgatctcaggaccctgggatcatgacctgagccaaaggcattcacttaaccaactgagccacccaggcgccctgtgaatttgttttgttttttagattccacatataagtgaaatcatatggtatttgtccttctctgactgacattttacttagcataataccctctggatccatccatgttgttgcaaatggcaagatctcattctgtttaatggctgagtaacattccattacatatgtataccacatcatttttatccattcacctgttgatgtaCACTTTAgcagcttccatatcttggctattgtaaataatgctgcaagacACATAAGGGTGTtgtatctttttaattaaaaaagaattaaaaattaatttagtgtttttgttttctttggataaatacccagtagtggaattactgaatcacatagtatttctatttttaattttttgaggacctctATACTGTTTCtgacagtggctgtaccaatttacattcccaccaacatgaaggttcctttttctccatatcctcaccatacttgttgtttcttgtctttttgattctagccattttggTAGgtaggtgtgaggtaatatttcattgtggttttggtttgcattttcctgatgattagtgatgtcaagcatcttctcatgtgtcttttggccatccatatggcttctttggaaaaatgtttattcaggtcctctgcccattttttaaaaaagatttttatttatttatttatttatttatttatttatttatttatttatttatagcgcaggcaggaggggcagagggagagggagagaatcttttttttttttttttttttttttaataaaaataaagagtggTTTTATTGATTGCACATAATAATTCCGctatattatgtattataaacTTTAAGGATTAGAAACAAATGACTATTTTTTAGTGAGAATAATCTAGGTTACGGCAGCGCGTTCAATGAATATTACTTTAGTCCTGCAGTGGTCACAGAGCTAGCTTTCAGATAATCAGGAAGTCATCATCCAAACTATGTATTAGGCCACACATTCCGTTAAGACATTATGTTTTCTTCAGCAAACACTATTTATCATATCCTCCTCCATTTATCTTATTATAATGTACAGAGTTTAACTTTTTACCCACAAGACCTGCCTCAGGTAACTTGCATGCTGCCAAGCACAAGGCATGACACAGCAGCAAAAAGCTACTCTGCCCTCTGTAtcttggatttttcatttttgcctaaAACCCCACTTTATGATTAAAACTGAATGAATCCTCCCACAGTGTAATACGTATTAGGAGTCTTTTTGTGTACACATTACCACAAAGATCGAAAATGTCAAATAGTTTGAGCAAGTATTTGGCAGAccacagaaagaagagaggactgtgggaaaagaaaatgctttagtGTTTTAGAGCTGAAGCGCTTGACGGATGTTATTCAAATTTCTCATCTCCTTCTTCCACATCTTTCAAGTTGAGTACTTCCAAAGAACCTTTgccttttgtctccttttttattaGCTCATCGATTTCTCGGAAGCAGCCCGGGTCAATCAGACACACAATTTCTAACTGCTGACCGTAGTCTTCACTCTCTATGACTTTGATCAGTGGCTTGAGCTTTTCTTTCAGCTTCTTCCCTTCATTCACTGGAAGAAGGAACCGGAGTCTCATGTGAGCACGTTCAATCTGCATTTTCTCCTTTAACTGCTTTATCACCTCCAAAGCCTGCTGTTTGGTACTCTTATTGGTTTTGACCGAATAGTGGATGTCCTTCATAGCTCTCTCAATAAGGATAACAGTGTATGGTCTCTTTGTTTCAGGGTTCACACACTTCTCAGCTACAATAGTTGCAATGTCCCTGAACATCTGCTCCAGCTGCGTATGCCGTTCTTTATCTGACACTTGAACCTCTCCTTTAGTCAAAATCTGCTTACAGATTTCCGTCTGGTCGTCTGTTCCAAATGCACTGATCAGATCTTCTTTCTTTGCAACCTGACCTTTAGAAACGTTAACAAACACTGAGTGGGTCTGCAGAACTTCATCAAGGTCTTTTTCCACGCCGCTCCGCCAGCCGACGACTTTGTTTTTGTAGCAGGCGATTTCGAAGCGCTTCCCGGCGCGCTTCATCCGTACCACGGCCACATTGGTTAGGCGGATCTGGTTGGTGGGGGTGAAGATCGACATGATAGCTGCTCAAAGACGCTGGGTCCCGGGAACCAAGGCTAACCCGCGCCGCCGGCCTGAGGACCACCTGCGTCTTGCTGTAACGACCCAGCGGCACGCGCCTCGACCGCTATCTGCTCCGACGGCCGCCACAATaccgagggagagaatcttaagcagtctgtgctgagcgtggagcctcaatctcacgaccctgagatcacgacctgagccaaaatcaagagtcaggcgcttaatgactgagtcacccaggtgcccccctctaccgattttaaaatcagattatttggattatttggggggggatttttggtgttgagttgtatacgtTATTTATATACCTTGGATATTAACCCCCTGTgggatgtatcatttgcaaatatcttctcacattcagtaagttgtctttttgttttaatgatttcctttgctgtatagaAACCTTCTCTTTTGTTATGGTCCCAaaggcttttcattttctttttttttttaagatttttttatttattcattcgagacagagatacagagagagagagagaacatgagcagggggagaagcagagggagggggagaggcaggctccccactgagcagggagcctgatgtggggctcgatcccaggaccctgggatcatgacctgagccgaaggcagacgcttaaccgtctgagccacccaggcgccccaggttttcattttcttaaggagaaattccaagtttttttttttttttttttttttaagacttatttaggggcacctgggtggctcagtccgttaagcatctgacttcagctcaggtcatgatttcagggcctgggattgagccctgcgttgggctcccagctcagcagggagtctgcttgtcactttccttctgcccctctccctgcttgtgttctctctctcagataaaatctttaaaaaataattcaattcaaaaatattcatttatttaggagagagaaagcacaaacaggaggggcaaatggagagggagggagaatcccaagcagaccctgtgctgagcatgaagcccgacatggggctcgatctcacaaccctgatatcacgacctcagccaagaatcggatgctcaaccgactgtgccacccaggtgtcccccaagtCCTTCTTGTAGCAGTTATGACCCTCTAAGAGATGGCTTCTGCCATCACTTACCACTCTCTGCCTCACCACCTATGCTCCAACAACCAATTTAATGCATTTCTTGGCCTCTCTCCTGTGTATTTTCactctcctctgcctggaatgcaattttctttctcttctttacccAAGTCTCTAAGACCTAGCCTAGATGTTACCTCTTTCTGAATGACACTAGGTCTTGTCAGTCTGAGTTAGCTGCTTCTTTTGGAGAGCCCATAAAAACCCAGGCATCTCTCTATTACTATGTATACTGTCACTCTACTGTGCCCAAATGAGACAGAGCAGGGACTAGACTTGAGTCCACTTCAATCCTGACAGCAAAATCCAGTATCCCTTGATAGCTGAAACCCTATGCCCCTTGAGTAGCGTATCTTGCAGGAATGCGGAAATAGGATGCTTACCAAAGGACGACTCTAGTACAAAGACCGACAGAGACCGAACCAAACCAGTCTGCACCAAGGTGGGCCCCAGCACTGACTTTTCCCCTGATTATAATATTAAACACACTCCCAGCAGTGGAGATTTAACATACTAATGAGACATGCAATGCATGATGAAGCATATTCTGTTTGATACCCCTGTGCACCCAACATCCCACATCTCTCCCCAACTACATGCTTAGAATCACTCATTTCCcacttcagtctttttaaaaactttccccaGCCTTTGTTCAGAGAGCCAGAATGAAGCACCCTTTCCTTTAAGCTGTTTCCCTTGTGCTTGAGCATAAGCCCCAATAAAAACCTTGCCTGGAATTCCTGTTTGGCCTCTAGTAAATTTCTATTGCTTGGAGAGCCCAAGGACCTGAGTCAGTGACGCAAGCACTTCACGTCTCATCTCTTCATTCAGTTGATCAGAGCCTGTGTCTGATTAACTTCTACATCCCGAGGAGCCAGCAAGGGAGAACCTCTTTGGAGGCCTACACCTATGATATCTACCACCCTTATTCCTTAATAAGTGGGTTCCATTTTATTCAGGTGGCAATTTCCTTCATTGTAAGCCAATCAAGTCAacttcattaaaacatttttttttttttggccagggaGTGGTCTGGAAATGGGTATGTTACTCAGTTCTGCCAGTGAAGAATAAAAAGAGGTTTGCAGAGACTCCAGAACAGATTTTTCTCCCTTATAAAATGAGAGAGGCATATGAAGTCAGTTTTTCTGCCCATCCCCATTCTCCTGGCTTGGGAGGTTATGTGGACATGATGGTGATGTCTCTAATAATGGCAGTCACCTTATGGTCATGTTCAGGAAGCCCCTGGAAGAAAACCAATGGGGTGGTGGACTAAAAGGATTACATTAAACTCAATTTTTGTCCAAATTAAGAACCTTCTcaaattgagaaataaattaaaaaaaatttatttcacagagagagagagcacaagcaggcggagcggcaggcagaaggggcgagagaggcagaggcagagggagaagcaggctccccgccgagcagggagcccaacacggggcttgatcccaggaccctaggatcatgacctaagcccaaggcagacgcttagtgactgagccacccaggcatcccccaatttttttacataataaatTTCTTCATGGTTTAAGGGATTCACAGTTTCCCTCTAACATAACTGAAAACATCCCATTGGTATAGTGATTctgtgagaaaaaagaaagtaaagaaaatagttgtcttcatctcttcctcttaGACGCTTGTCTTCTGTCTCTCCACAGCTGTACCCACTGGATTTGAGAACTCTGTGGAACAGTATGATGGTGCTTAAAATCTCAGAAAGGGCCCATCTCCTCAGATCAGTGGCCCCAAAGTTATCTCCCtcaggagcagaaggggaggggatTGATCTTGATGATGGTGTTGGGTGAAGGGTCCTCTCTTACACATCTCCCTTACCTCTCTCTATGTTCCTGGTTACTATTCCTtttatctctatttatttattttttagagagagagcgggtgagtgggagtggggggagttGGGTGgagggtggaagggcagaggaagagggagagagaatcccaagcaggctccatgctgagtgccgagcccgacatagggctcaatctcccccaagatcataacctgagccaaaatcaacagtaggacggctcaaccaactgagcctcccaggtgcccctaccattGTTTTTAGCACCACTGtgttataagaaatatatttggcCTTTGTCCCTGGTTCCCGGCACAGACTCCTAAAACCCTAGGAATTTCCTGAGTTATAAAAGTGTATTTTGTTATACCTAAGGAGCTCTTTTCAATCACGCcagagtttatgctaatgaggtgagtTAAGTGGGGTCCCTAGATAGCCTCTGAAAGACAAGGTGATTAAAACTTTGGGACTTTCAGCCCCATACACTGATCTcaggaagggaagatggaaggGAACGAAGATTAAGCtctataaaaactttttttaaaaagaatttatttattcatttgacagagagagacacagcgagagagggaacacaagcagggggagtgggggagggagaagcacgcttccagccaagcagggagcccgatgccgggctcaatcccagggacctgagccaaaggcagacgcttaatgactgagccacccaggccctaaAAACTCTTGACTGgaggggtgcttgagtggctcaatcggttgggtatctgccttcggctcaggtcatgagtcagatcccagggtcctgggatcaagccctacgtagGGCTCCTCTGTCCCTcaacctgctcatgctctctctctcataaataaatgaaatcttaaaaaataaaacaaaactcttgaCTGGAAAGATCTGATGAGCTTCCAGGTTAGTGGACCCATCAAGGTGTTGGGAGGGTGGTACCCTCAGAGAGGGCATGGAAAGTGTGCACTCCACTGTCTGCATACCTTGCtgtatgcatctcttccatttggctgtgtAACCGAACCAAATGAGAGTTTGTCCACCTGATGTGCAGCAAGCCAATAAAAACTGACATTGAGCTTTGGCAGTGAAGAAAGGAGAGCTATTTATTGGTGTGCGCCTCCCAGGAGAATGTGGAGCTAATGCTCATTAACCCCAAACTCCCTGATGGCTTGCAAGTGAGGGGTTTTAAAGGGgaacatttggggcacctgagtatctcagttggttcagtgtccgactctcgatttcagctcaggtcatgatctcagggtcatgggatcgagccctgcatcaggcccctgctcagcggggagtctgcttgagattctttctctccctctccaccctgcttgtgttcgctctcaaataaatctttaaaataaaataatgggcaAAATTTGGGGCAGGGGTCTCCTGAGAAGGTGGATGCTATAGTGCCACTTCATCTGGTTCCCTGGAAGTCTTTT
This region includes:
- the LOC113935873 gene encoding ribosome maturation protein SBDS gives rise to the protein MSIFTPTNQIRLTNVAVVRMKRAGKRFEIACYKNKVVGWRSGVEKDLDEVLQTHSVFVNVSKGQVAKKEDLISAFGTDDQTEICKQILTKGEVQVSDKERHTQLEQMFRDIATIVAEKCVNPETKRPYTVILIERAMKDIHYSVKTNKSTKQQALEVIKQLKEKMQIERAHMRLRFLLPVNEGKKLKEKLKPLIKVIESEDYGQQLEIVCLIDPGCFREIDELIKKETKGKGSLEVLNLKDVEEGDEKFE